The sequence ATCTACTTTATCCAGTATATCAAGACGGTTGTTTCCGTCCAATGTAATGATGCCATCGTCCTCGAACGAGTTGGTAACATGACTATTATGAACAATCATGCCCAATATATAAATAGGCCGGGGAAGATCGAGATTTTGCGCGGCCTGCCGTGCCATTACCATGGCATCAACAACACCGTAGCAATAGCCCCGGGGAGAAATTTTGATAACTTCCATGACTTCACCAACTTTCTGCTCATCGTTAACTGCTGTAATATATGGTCTAATTATACCCTATTCCAGCGGTGGAGCAAAGAGAAGCGGCAGCCAGATCACAAAAGTAGTCCCCTCACCCTGACGGGTAACTACCTCAACTGATCCGCCATGTTCATCGATGATCCATTTTGCGATCGACAGACCGAGACCAATCCCTTCCGTAATTCCACGAGATTCATCTGCACGGTAGAAACGATCAAAAATATGCGGCACCTCATCTTTATCCATCCCAATGCCCGTATCAACAATACGGATACCCACTTGACTCTGGTAGAACACCGTATCCAGTGAAACTTCGCCCGAAGGTGTGTATTTGAAGGCATTGTCAATGAAGATGAACAGCATTTGCTGCAAGTAATCTTTGTTGCCGACAATATATTTGCCATTCAAGGCTGACATATCTCCGGCAATCCACTCCGCTTGGCGGGGCAGGAATGAGGCTCTACGAGCCACCTCAGTCATCATCGGTTCCAGTGCTACCGGCTCTATGTCGAAGGTACGCCCAGTATCGGCACGGGCCAGAGAGAGCATATCTGCAACGAGACGACTCATTCTTTTGGCTTCATCAGCAATATCACTCACGGACTCAAGTGACATCTGCCGGATGGCAGCATCGTCCAGATCCGGATTTTCCCCCGGTTCCAGCGCCCATACTTTTTGCAGCAGATCAATATTGCCACGGATCGTGGTCAGAGGAGTACGCAGTTCATGTGACGCATCCGAAACGAAGCGACGCTGTGCGGCATAAGAATCCTCAAGCTCTTTATAAAAGCCCTCCATCCGCCCAAGCATACTGTTCACAGTTGCAATAAGACGTCCGATCTCATCTGGTGGTCCATCGTATTCAATACGAGAGCTAAGATCAGTTCCTGTCTGAATACCGTTAGCGGCATCAATAACCTTACCAATCGGACTCATTGCCTTACGGGCCAAGAAAAGACCGAAGGTAAAAGCCGCGATTAAGGTCGCGAAGGAACCGACAAGCAGAATGTTTTTTAATCTTTCCATAAGCTTGTCCTGCTCTCCCACATAGGCAGCAACCTGCAGAACGGCAGCAGGATTATTATTATAATTTTCCAAAGAAATAGGTCTTTCGTAGATTAGAAAATGGTTCCCATCGATAAAAACATTACGAAATCCCTGCGTAATTTTATCACGCTCTGGAAAGTCGAACTTAATTCCAATATTCGCCATATTAAGTGATTGTTTCAATAGGTTACTATCATAAATAAAAATCTGCATATACAGGTTGGAGTCCTCTGGCCGGCTGTACGCGTTCATATCCAGTTCACCGCTGATATTAATTGTGAAGCTAAAACCACGCTGCAATTGTTCTGCCTGGTTTTGTACACGATCCTTTAAATCTCCATAAGTATTAATGTATACAAAACCGTAAATTGCGGCTGATAAGGCCAGCAGCATAACGGCTAGAATTCCTGAATACCAAGCAGCCAGCCGCAACCTTATGGACATATTAATTGTCACCTCTTAGAATGTACCCGGCTCCCCGGATCGTCTGAATCAAGCGTTTGCCTCCATGCTCTTCCGTCTTCTGGCGCAGCATGGCGATATAAACTTCCAACACATTGGATTCACCGCTATAATCATAGCCCCAAATCTTATCCATAATCAGGTCACGGGACAATACCCGCTTCGGATTCTGCATAAACAAATGCAGCAACTCAAATTCCTTAGCCGTTAGCTCCAGCCGTTTGCCATTGCGGATCACTTCCCGTGAATCCACATCCAGCGTAATATCCTCGTAAGAGACAGCCTGTTCTCCGCCTCCACCCTGCTCGCTCTTGCGTCGAAGCAGTGCGCGCACACGTGCTAACAGTTCCTCCAATGCAAACGGCTTTACTAAATAGTCATCTGCACCCATATCAAGTCCCTTCACACGGTGTTCTATCTCATCTTTAGCCGTAAGCATGAGGACGGGTACACTACTGCCACCCTCCCGTAGACGTCTAACGACTTCAAAGCCGTCCACTTGCGGCATCATCACATCTAGAATAACTACATCGGGATCACTGGCCAGTACGGCACGCAATCCGTCAGCCCCATTTACTGCTGACTTTACATCGTATCCTTCAAAGGCCAGGCCACGGCGCAGCATGGAAATAATTTTCTCGTCATCATCAATAATTAAAATACTCGGTCGCATCAAGCAGCCCCCATTGTTCTCTTTTTATTTATATTGTATCAGTGAATGAATGGATTGGCATCCAATCAAGAAGAAACGGCTTTGCCGTCCTTTATATGGACGGCACCCGTTTCTTCGAGAAATATAAGGATAATTTAATGTGTGAAACATATAAATCCTTATCTTTGTAGCAAAAGCGGAAGGGTTCCCCCTCCCGCTCTTCAATTCACCGATTCAATATTTACTGCTGCTGAGTTTTGGTAGTATCAAAATCATTTTTGTTGCCGATTGTAACTTGTAGATCCAGTGTTTTGCCATCGCGCACTACATTCAATGTGGCTTTATCACCAACTTTTAACGTTTGAATGAAGGTAATCAGATCTTGACTCGTTGCATATTTCGTTCCATTAACGCCTGTAATAATATCGTATGGGCGTAAGTCTGCGGTATAGGCAGGCGATTTATAAATAATCTCGGCTACCACAGAACCTTCTTTAATCTCAGTTCCCATTTGCTTGGCAACTTCATCCGTAATTGTCATTAGTGAGGCTCCGATGAAAGGAACAGGTTCTTTCGGAATGGCTTGGTTCGCTTCCAGCTTGTCAACAACCTCTTTAATGGTATTGACCGCGATAGCGAAGCCTATTCCTTGAGAATCTGTACTTACAGCCACGTTCATTCCAATGACTTCACCGTTCATATTGAGCAAAGGTCCACCGGAATTACCAGGGTTAATAGAAGCATCGGTCTGCAGCAAATCTTTATAATTGCGTGTTCCACTGCCATCTTCTTCATTAATATCAATGCTGCGTCCTTTGGCGCTAAGTACACCGGCTGTAACCGTATGATCAAACCCTTGAGGATTACCAATAGCTACTACTTCCGAGCCAACCTTTAACGTGTCGGAATTACCCAGTGCCACTACAGGGAAGTTATTGTCCCCTTCAATCTTCAGGACGGCCAGATCGAGATCTTTGCTAGAGCCGAGAAGTTTAGCTTCATAAGGCTTGCTGTTGCCTTCCAGCGTAACTTGAATCACATCTGCTTTATCAATTACGTGCTGGTTAGTCAAAATATATCCGGCTTTATCATAGATGAAGCCTGTGCCAATTCCATAAGGAACAAGTTGTGTTGCTGATCCTGATCCTGATCCTGATCCTGATTCTGACTGAGAACCTGCATCCGGTTCAGATTGTTGAGAATCGCTTCCACCGAACTGATCCCCGAAGAAAAATTGTGAGAATGGATCTGTCGAATTCGGACTGGTTTGACTTCCACTGCGGGTGCTGGAGTTAACAAGCGTCTCAATCTTAACTACTGCTGGCCCTACTCCATCTACCACATTTGATACATCGCCTGTTCCATTCACCAACGATGTGGTAGTGGTTGAAGGTGTAACACTTGCACTCTCGTTAGGCGCTTTAGCTGATGCATTCGTTACTGCAACCGCTGTTGCTGAATTGTCCGTAAACCAATTGCCGCGGTCTGCCATAAACATAGAACTGGATAGAACGATCATCCCAGCCAGGAAAGAAATCAGCACTGTTTTCACCGAACTTTTAGGTTTGCCTTTGTATTGCCAGCCTCCCCCTCCGTCCGCTCCATTCCCACCATTTCCGTTACGTCCGCCGCCATTGTTATCATATCCTGTTGTGCGAAGTGAAGTACTATAGGGAAGTGGATTAACCGATTGCGGCGGTGTAATTTCCACGCGCTCTGGCTCCCGCCGATTGTAATGCTCCGTACCCTCTGTATTCAGTTCATCTTTATTCAAAGATTTAAAAGGTCCGTAAGAATAGTAGTATGATGATCCTGATTCGGTAGACTGGTTTTTGTTGCTTTCATTGTTGTTATCCCATTCCCGATCCGGTGCCGGCTCATTGTCACGATTAAACTCATTTTTGTTATCGTCCATGTTTTCTTTCCTCCCGCACCCTGTCTGTCTGACAAGGAGTATTTGTTTTCTTGTTCTTATTTTGTACTGTGAACCTTAAGGTCACATTAAAAACAATTTAAGCGGAGATAAAAGATTTGGGGG comes from Paenibacillus sp. 19GGS1-52 and encodes:
- a CDS encoding sensor histidine kinase, which encodes MSIRLRLAAWYSGILAVMLLALSAAIYGFVYINTYGDLKDRVQNQAEQLQRGFSFTINISGELDMNAYSRPEDSNLYMQIFIYDSNLLKQSLNMANIGIKFDFPERDKITQGFRNVFIDGNHFLIYERPISLENYNNNPAAVLQVAAYVGEQDKLMERLKNILLVGSFATLIAAFTFGLFLARKAMSPIGKVIDAANGIQTGTDLSSRIEYDGPPDEIGRLIATVNSMLGRMEGFYKELEDSYAAQRRFVSDASHELRTPLTTIRGNIDLLQKVWALEPGENPDLDDAAIRQMSLESVSDIADEAKRMSRLVADMLSLARADTGRTFDIEPVALEPMMTEVARRASFLPRQAEWIAGDMSALNGKYIVGNKDYLQQMLFIFIDNAFKYTPSGEVSLDTVFYQSQVGIRIVDTGIGMDKDEVPHIFDRFYRADESRGITEGIGLGLSIAKWIIDEHGGSVEVVTRQGEGTTFVIWLPLLFAPPLE
- a CDS encoding response regulator transcription factor gives rise to the protein MRPSILIIDDDEKIISMLRRGLAFEGYDVKSAVNGADGLRAVLASDPDVVILDVMMPQVDGFEVVRRLREGGSSVPVLMLTAKDEIEHRVKGLDMGADDYLVKPFALEELLARVRALLRRKSEQGGGGEQAVSYEDITLDVDSREVIRNGKRLELTAKEFELLHLFMQNPKRVLSRDLIMDKIWGYDYSGESNVLEVYIAMLRQKTEEHGGKRLIQTIRGAGYILRGDN
- a CDS encoding trypsin-like peptidase domain-containing protein; its protein translation is MDDNKNEFNRDNEPAPDREWDNNNESNKNQSTESGSSYYYSYGPFKSLNKDELNTEGTEHYNRREPERVEITPPQSVNPLPYSTSLRTTGYDNNGGGRNGNGGNGADGGGGWQYKGKPKSSVKTVLISFLAGMIVLSSSMFMADRGNWFTDNSATAVAVTNASAKAPNESASVTPSTTTTSLVNGTGDVSNVVDGVGPAVVKIETLVNSSTRSGSQTSPNSTDPFSQFFFGDQFGGSDSQQSEPDAGSQSESGSGSGSGSATQLVPYGIGTGFIYDKAGYILTNQHVIDKADVIQVTLEGNSKPYEAKLLGSSKDLDLAVLKIEGDNNFPVVALGNSDTLKVGSEVVAIGNPQGFDHTVTAGVLSAKGRSIDINEEDGSGTRNYKDLLQTDASINPGNSGGPLLNMNGEVIGMNVAVSTDSQGIGFAIAVNTIKEVVDKLEANQAIPKEPVPFIGASLMTITDEVAKQMGTEIKEGSVVAEIIYKSPAYTADLRPYDIITGVNGTKYATSQDLITFIQTLKVGDKATLNVVRDGKTLDLQVTIGNKNDFDTTKTQQQ